A part of Solibacillus sp. FSL H8-0538 genomic DNA contains:
- a CDS encoding sigma-70 family RNA polymerase sigma factor, which yields MVELDLAKRAIQGNEEALLALLAFYEDAYYRTAFAYMKNEHDAIEAIQEMTYRCLKKIHTVKEPAFIQTWLMRVLLNVCHNMRKKQVNIELKESVEIECTTIPQLEIADIIAELPRAQQELIYLKFFKDLKNSEIAQIQQIPEGTVKSRLHTTLRKLRGLMGERGGM from the coding sequence ATGGTAGAACTCGATTTAGCAAAGCGGGCGATTCAAGGGAATGAAGAGGCGCTATTAGCATTATTAGCTTTTTATGAAGATGCTTATTATCGTACAGCATTTGCCTATATGAAAAATGAACACGATGCAATTGAAGCAATACAAGAAATGACGTATCGCTGTTTGAAAAAAATACATACCGTAAAAGAGCCAGCCTTTATACAAACATGGCTTATGCGTGTTCTACTAAATGTGTGCCATAATATGCGCAAAAAACAGGTAAACATAGAGTTAAAAGAATCAGTTGAAATAGAGTGCACGACTATTCCGCAGCTTGAAATAGCAGACATCATTGCCGAACTGCCACGAGCGCAACAAGAACTCATTTATTTAAAGTTTTTTAAGGACTTAAAAAATAGTGAAATCGCACAAATACAGCAAATACCTGAGGGAACAGTGAAGTCAAGACTACACACTACATTACGGAAGCTACGTGGACTAATGGGCGAAAGGGGTGGCATGTAA
- a CDS encoding carbohydrate ABC transporter permease: MKREFNKNFLVYVVLIPVLIHFIVFQVYPFVLSFYLTFMDWKIIGDPEFVGLKHWKYFFEDKVAWKAIWNTVKFSIYYIVPTMALGLILALIINSGIKFAVFFKGLFFLPVVTSFVIIAGIWGWVFRGTEDGLINYLIGFVGINPQLFLSSSSQALLVLAGLSIFKVAGSTMIYYYAGLQSVDKQLYEAARIDGASSWKIFWKVTFPLLKPIHFYVAITTTIGSFQIFDSAYLLTAGGPNYATTTIVYYLYYTGFTGLNLSYAAVLSYILFFIILAISLVQRKYIGQESNHY; the protein is encoded by the coding sequence ATGAAGCGTGAATTTAATAAAAACTTTTTAGTATATGTCGTATTAATACCTGTTCTAATTCATTTTATTGTGTTTCAAGTATATCCATTTGTATTAAGCTTTTATTTAACGTTTATGGACTGGAAGATTATTGGGGATCCGGAATTTGTCGGACTGAAACATTGGAAGTATTTTTTCGAGGATAAAGTTGCGTGGAAAGCAATATGGAATACAGTTAAGTTTTCCATCTATTATATAGTGCCGACGATGGCTTTAGGTCTTATTCTTGCCTTAATTATTAATTCGGGCATTAAGTTTGCAGTATTTTTTAAAGGGCTTTTCTTCTTACCGGTTGTGACGTCATTCGTCATTATTGCAGGGATTTGGGGCTGGGTATTCCGTGGTACAGAAGACGGATTAATTAATTATCTTATTGGTTTTGTTGGAATTAATCCGCAACTGTTTTTATCGAGCTCTAGCCAAGCATTACTTGTACTTGCGGGGCTTAGTATTTTCAAGGTAGCGGGTAGTACGATGATTTACTACTATGCGGGACTGCAGTCAGTTGATAAACAGCTTTATGAGGCAGCACGTATTGACGGGGCTTCTTCTTGGAAGATTTTCTGGAAGGTGACGTTCCCGTTACTAAAACCAATTCACTTTTATGTAGCGATTACAACGACGATCGGTTCATTCCAAATTTTCGATTCTGCGTACCTTTTAACAGCCGGTGGACCGAATTACGCCACTACAACAATCGTGTACTACCTATATTATACAGGCTTTACCGGGTTGAATTTAAGCTATGCAGCTGTTTTATCGTATATTTTATTCTTTATTATTTTGGCGATTTCCCTTGTTCAGCGTAAATATATTGGACAAGAGTCAAACCATTACTAG
- a CDS encoding GNAT family N-acetyltransferase — protein sequence MNALQLITDYRDQDHYRTSFFQLAKETFGLQFEEWYEKGYWGDRYKCFSVVDQNKIVANVSVTELDLVIEGKQYTALQIGTVMTNPQYQGRGLSKQLMNEVLATYAETIDIYYLFANKSVLSFYPKFGFTTVSQSAYSLATSSIERKPLEQRQLHIDNVADRLLIEQTIKNRHMRQTFSTKYADDLTLFHCLVNYRQNMYFIEALQTIVFYRIEGETIVIYDVIHEQPLPLQTVLAAIMPEEVKTISICFTPDDESKYEKSPFYDEGALFVKCKEGIHYPANVLYPYTSLA from the coding sequence ATGAACGCATTGCAGCTTATAACGGACTACCGAGATCAAGATCATTACAGAACGAGTTTTTTCCAACTAGCAAAGGAAACATTTGGACTGCAATTTGAGGAATGGTATGAAAAAGGCTATTGGGGAGACCGCTATAAATGTTTTTCCGTTGTAGATCAAAACAAAATCGTCGCAAATGTAAGTGTAACGGAGCTGGATTTAGTCATTGAAGGGAAGCAATATACTGCACTTCAAATCGGCACAGTGATGACGAATCCTCAGTATCAAGGACGAGGTTTATCCAAGCAGTTGATGAATGAAGTGCTCGCTACTTACGCGGAAACAATTGATATTTATTATTTATTTGCCAATAAATCCGTGCTTTCGTTTTATCCGAAGTTTGGCTTTACAACAGTTTCGCAAAGTGCTTATTCGTTAGCTACAAGTTCAATTGAGCGAAAGCCGTTAGAACAAAGACAGCTGCATATAGATAATGTAGCAGACCGTTTATTAATCGAACAAACGATCAAAAATCGTCATATGCGGCAAACGTTTTCGACGAAGTATGCGGATGATTTGACGTTATTTCATTGCCTCGTCAACTATCGTCAAAATATGTATTTTATTGAGGCATTGCAAACGATAGTTTTTTACCGTATCGAAGGGGAAACAATAGTTATTTATGATGTCATTCATGAGCAGCCATTGCCGTTACAAACGGTTTTAGCTGCAATCATGCCAGAAGAAGTTAAAACCATTTCAATTTGCTTCACACCAGATGATGAATCAAAATACGAGAAATCACCGTTTTATGATGAAGGTGCGTTATTCGTGAAATGCAAAGAGGGTATACACTATCCAGCAAATGTTCTATACCCTTATACATCGCTTGCATAA
- a CDS encoding carbohydrate ABC transporter permease yields the protein MKKIISYSALIILSFCFVLPFTIMILGSLKVVEYAQIDPLFWIPTDPSIQNFVKIFNNGIFVRWIFNSVVITVIPVITQMLICAVLGYIFAKKQFLGKEVIFWTFMAVIMVPQQLLIIPKYIMFVDFGWINTYWALIVPELWGIMGVFLVRQFLQGIPNDLEEAAYIDGANDVQIFFKIMLPLSFPVIATVGTFSFISNWNDLFQPLIYLTNEKMYPVTLGLASMLGKEGNFGLEMAGSAISFVPTFLIFLFFQRYFTEGIQMSGIK from the coding sequence GTGAAAAAAATCATCTCGTATTCAGCTTTGATTATTTTAAGTTTTTGCTTCGTCTTACCCTTTACCATTATGATTTTAGGTTCGTTAAAAGTCGTGGAATATGCACAAATCGATCCGTTATTTTGGATTCCAACCGATCCATCGATTCAAAACTTCGTGAAAATCTTTAATAATGGTATTTTCGTACGTTGGATTTTTAACTCTGTCGTCATCACAGTCATTCCGGTTATTACTCAAATGCTCATTTGTGCAGTACTCGGCTATATTTTTGCGAAAAAGCAGTTTCTCGGCAAAGAGGTTATTTTCTGGACATTTATGGCGGTCATTATGGTTCCGCAACAATTATTAATTATTCCAAAATACATTATGTTTGTGGATTTTGGTTGGATTAATACCTACTGGGCGCTTATTGTTCCAGAACTTTGGGGCATTATGGGAGTATTTTTAGTACGTCAGTTTTTACAAGGCATTCCAAATGATCTAGAGGAAGCAGCTTATATTGACGGAGCGAATGATGTACAAATCTTCTTTAAAATCATGTTGCCACTATCTTTCCCAGTTATTGCGACAGTCGGTACATTTTCATTCATTTCGAACTGGAATGATTTGTTCCAGCCGTTAATTTATTTAACGAATGAAAAAATGTACCCGGTAACGCTTGGGTTAGCATCGATGCTCGGCAAGGAGGGGAACTTCGGATTAGAAATGGCCGGTTCCGCAATTTCGTTCGTACCAACATTCTTAATTTTCTTGTTCTTCCAACGTTATTTTACAGAAGGAATTCAAATGTCAGGTATTAAATAA
- a CDS encoding alpha/beta hydrolase: protein MNFLQALHPDLVKVFDDVTPSPSIETLVKNRQLVHYSELSLPTSVQVEEQFIKTPHNDALRLVIMRPVVKHSKRCFIFYHGGGMVLGCPDASLPFLTDVVLETGCSVILPQYRLAPEHPFPAAMHDCYDTLCWAYEQAGKIDIDEKLIAIGGASAGGGLCAAVSLYTRDHGGPPILFQSPLYPMLDYRNDSPSSHAITSPFVWNREKNVASWAYYLNGMEPVSSYASSLLATDFHQLPPTYTYVGTLDLFRDETLSYVTHLTAANVPVEFHLYAGCYHGFDLEQSVPVSKRAKQQWLGALSAFFEQYGA, encoded by the coding sequence ATGAATTTTTTGCAGGCATTACATCCAGATTTAGTAAAAGTATTTGATGATGTTACGCCGTCACCTTCTATCGAAACGCTTGTAAAAAATCGGCAGCTTGTTCACTATTCTGAGCTTTCATTGCCAACATCCGTGCAGGTGGAAGAACAATTCATTAAGACGCCTCATAATGATGCACTGCGCTTAGTCATTATGCGACCTGTCGTAAAGCACAGCAAACGTTGCTTCATTTTTTATCACGGGGGCGGGATGGTGCTTGGTTGTCCAGATGCGAGCTTGCCCTTTTTAACGGATGTTGTTCTTGAAACGGGATGTTCAGTCATTTTGCCACAATATCGTCTGGCACCAGAGCATCCTTTTCCGGCAGCTATGCATGATTGCTACGATACATTGTGCTGGGCCTATGAACAGGCGGGAAAAATTGATATTGACGAAAAACTAATTGCCATTGGTGGGGCGAGTGCTGGAGGAGGATTATGTGCAGCAGTAAGTTTGTATACACGCGATCACGGGGGGCCACCGATTTTATTTCAATCACCGCTTTATCCCATGCTTGATTATCGGAATGATTCCCCTTCATCTCACGCGATTACTTCCCCTTTTGTATGGAACCGAGAGAAAAATGTGGCGAGTTGGGCATATTATTTAAATGGGATGGAGCCGGTTTCTTCGTATGCTTCGTCACTGCTTGCTACGGATTTCCATCAGTTGCCACCGACGTATACGTATGTCGGAACGCTCGATTTATTTCGTGATGAGACACTTAGTTATGTAACTCACCTTACTGCCGCAAATGTACCAGTAGAGTTTCATTTATATGCTGGCTGCTATCATGGCTTTGATCTGGAGCAGAGTGTTCCCGTTTCGAAGCGTGCGAAACAGCAGTGGCTTGGTGCATTAAGCGCTTTTTTTGAACAATATGGTGCATAA
- a CDS encoding DUF4179 domain-containing protein, with the protein MEKELFEQLEQLPVPKQALHEARIKALQQKRLEEKKRHRKIKTVALIAIMLALFVTSVRMSPTVASAIAKIPGLAPLVDMIAYDKGVEDILQNDYYEKLGVTVTENNITIIIDHVIADESGMIIAYTVEAPFDISNLETRQIEIFQHGEPVEASYTYSWFSTEPTNRVEDKIEVRAWKEMDYTHSDFEVRFHFSEEEVIVVPFTVTQEIVKTKDYVVNEEIEIDGQKLTVKSVHISPLRVEVRVAFAPNNPKRILTIGSLQLLDENGEEWSRITNGISGFGSEIEGEMSYFLQSNYFREPKALTLVISEVEALEKGQDYIEVDFEKGKVLYMPDLPNLKVTAVRADEVDITYLPDTPNFHRQVLGEGIDANGNKVEGNGGNFSGGDGYFETNSKYDVQSIKNPVKLYINSFPNFLKGSAQVNIQLDE; encoded by the coding sequence ATGGAAAAGGAATTATTTGAACAACTAGAACAACTACCTGTACCAAAACAAGCACTTCATGAGGCGCGAATAAAAGCACTCCAGCAAAAACGATTAGAAGAAAAAAAACGTCATCGCAAGATTAAAACCGTAGCCCTTATAGCTATTATGCTCGCGTTATTTGTAACATCTGTTCGCATGTCACCTACAGTTGCTAGCGCGATTGCAAAAATCCCAGGTTTAGCCCCGCTTGTCGATATGATTGCCTATGATAAAGGGGTAGAAGATATTTTACAAAATGACTATTACGAAAAGCTTGGAGTCACTGTGACGGAAAATAACATTACAATTATCATTGACCATGTCATAGCCGACGAATCCGGCATGATTATAGCTTATACAGTCGAGGCACCTTTTGATATATCGAATTTAGAAACAAGGCAAATCGAAATTTTTCAACACGGAGAGCCAGTAGAAGCGAGTTATACGTATAGCTGGTTTTCCACAGAGCCAACAAATCGCGTAGAAGATAAGATTGAAGTAAGGGCATGGAAGGAAATGGATTACACACATTCTGATTTTGAAGTGCGTTTTCATTTTAGCGAGGAGGAAGTCATTGTCGTTCCATTTACTGTTACGCAGGAAATTGTGAAAACGAAAGATTATGTTGTAAATGAAGAAATCGAAATAGACGGGCAAAAATTAACGGTTAAGTCTGTTCATATTTCACCGCTTCGTGTCGAAGTGAGGGTGGCATTTGCCCCGAATAATCCGAAGCGTATTTTAACAATTGGTTCGCTACAGCTACTCGATGAAAACGGTGAGGAATGGAGCCGCATCACGAATGGTATAAGTGGTTTTGGCTCTGAAATTGAAGGAGAGATGTCGTACTTTTTACAAAGTAATTATTTTAGGGAGCCAAAAGCATTAACGTTAGTCATTAGTGAAGTGGAAGCTCTCGAAAAAGGGCAGGATTATATTGAAGTTGATTTTGAAAAAGGCAAAGTGCTCTACATGCCAGACTTACCGAATTTAAAAGTAACGGCAGTTCGAGCGGATGAAGTAGATATTACGTATTTACCGGATACCCCAAATTTTCACCGCCAAGTGCTTGGTGAAGGAATCGATGCAAACGGTAATAAGGTGGAAGGGAACGGTGGGAATTTCTCTGGAGGTGACGGTTATTTTGAAACGAATTCGAAATATGACGTGCAAAGTATTAAGAATCCAGTAAAGTTATATATCAATAGTTTCCCGAACTTTTTAAAGGGGTCAGCGCAAGTAAACATTCAGTTAGATGAATAG
- a CDS encoding sugar ABC transporter substrate-binding protein: protein MKKISWFMLVLLISVMMAACSETDDTTTQVDKPSTETTDEGTAEESGSELSGEITVWAHPFTQNAETEKAMWDEIIKNYEAETGVKVTFEQIPWANRDQKILTALVANNGPDVFYVIPDQMPQYANEGMLLELNQYVDTADLEDFVDTALVSTTWRDKLYGLPILQEAYTMIYNVDVINAIGESVDNLPKTWEDFTAWSAKAKEKGYTAFSFAGGGSMNGTLYPFIWQAGGQVVTESNEVLINNEAGVEAFTYINEMYKNGYIPQDAITALDHDALWDSGKMLAVLGSGISVSRMLDAGQFEFVLSEPLKNKEQLTYGTTGMFVSPINTDNPAGAAEFIKFVTNTDSQRAFNGLTQYVPTRESAKDIFKDQPYLAQIASYTQYALPGVIHPEGRNIMPLIQAEMQSMLEGNQTPQEAADKAAEAIKGKVQ, encoded by the coding sequence ATGAAGAAAATTAGCTGGTTTATGTTAGTTTTATTAATTAGTGTCATGATGGCAGCGTGTAGCGAAACGGATGATACGACAACTCAAGTTGACAAACCTTCAACAGAAACAACAGATGAGGGGACTGCTGAAGAATCTGGAAGTGAATTATCGGGCGAAATTACTGTGTGGGCACATCCATTTACACAAAATGCTGAAACTGAAAAAGCCATGTGGGATGAAATAATTAAAAATTACGAGGCTGAAACAGGGGTAAAAGTTACGTTTGAGCAAATTCCTTGGGCAAACCGTGACCAAAAAATCTTAACAGCATTAGTTGCAAATAATGGTCCGGACGTATTCTATGTAATTCCTGACCAAATGCCACAATATGCAAACGAAGGAATGCTTCTGGAGCTAAATCAATACGTTGATACTGCCGATCTAGAAGATTTCGTTGATACCGCTTTAGTGTCAACAACTTGGAGAGATAAATTATACGGATTACCAATTTTACAGGAAGCTTACACAATGATTTATAACGTAGATGTCATCAATGCGATTGGTGAGAGTGTAGATAACTTGCCAAAAACATGGGAAGATTTCACAGCTTGGTCTGCTAAAGCAAAAGAAAAGGGCTACACAGCATTTAGCTTTGCAGGTGGCGGTTCAATGAACGGAACATTATATCCATTCATCTGGCAAGCAGGCGGGCAAGTTGTAACAGAGTCAAACGAAGTATTAATTAATAACGAAGCGGGTGTAGAAGCATTTACGTACATTAATGAGATGTACAAAAATGGTTATATTCCACAAGATGCAATTACAGCGCTTGATCATGATGCTTTATGGGATAGTGGTAAAATGCTAGCCGTGTTAGGTTCTGGTATTTCAGTGAGCCGTATGCTAGATGCAGGCCAATTCGAATTCGTATTATCTGAACCATTAAAAAATAAAGAGCAATTAACGTATGGAACAACAGGTATGTTCGTTTCACCAATTAACACAGATAACCCAGCAGGAGCGGCAGAGTTTATCAAATTTGTAACAAATACAGATAGCCAACGTGCGTTCAATGGGCTAACGCAATACGTACCAACACGTGAGTCTGCGAAAGACATTTTCAAAGACCAGCCGTATTTAGCGCAAATCGCTAGCTACACACAATATGCCCTACCTGGTGTTATTCACCCAGAAGGTCGTAACATCATGCCATTAATTCAAGCTGAAATGCAATCAATGCTTGAAGGTAACCAAACGCCACAAGAAGCAGCGGATAAAGCTGCAGAAGCAATTAAGGGCAAGGTTCAATAA
- a CDS encoding YesL family protein, whose product MNYWEGFNQLTTKMVQLIYINFLWLFFTLVGLGVFGLFPATTAMFTVIRKIHLREDIKISRVFWQSYKSEFLKANRFAAVIVLFLLILYVDFYFVIQVGGPLEWLFPVFVFLLIAAAVVIAFFFPVYVHFNLKFLQYFKQAFFIGMKSPLELFAMGVILVCMYGVYNVFPGAIPLFAGSIFAYVMTALSIRAFNRIERKKGGAATE is encoded by the coding sequence GTGAATTATTGGGAAGGTTTTAACCAACTAACGACGAAAATGGTACAGCTCATTTACATAAATTTTTTATGGCTATTTTTCACATTGGTTGGGCTAGGAGTTTTCGGTTTATTTCCAGCGACGACAGCGATGTTTACCGTTATTCGCAAAATTCATTTGAGAGAAGACATTAAAATCTCACGTGTATTCTGGCAAAGTTACAAGTCTGAATTTTTAAAAGCGAACCGTTTTGCGGCCGTAATTGTATTGTTTTTATTGATTTTGTATGTAGATTTTTATTTCGTTATTCAAGTGGGTGGTCCATTGGAATGGCTATTCCCTGTTTTTGTGTTTCTCTTAATTGCAGCAGCTGTTGTGATAGCATTTTTCTTTCCGGTATATGTACATTTCAATTTAAAATTTCTTCAATATTTTAAACAGGCATTTTTTATTGGAATGAAATCGCCACTAGAATTATTTGCTATGGGGGTTATCTTGGTGTGCATGTACGGGGTATATAATGTCTTCCCGGGAGCGATTCCTTTATTTGCTGGAAGTATTTTTGCGTACGTAATGACAGCACTTAGTATCCGTGCCTTTAATCGAATTGAACGAAAAAAAGGAGGTGCCGCGACAGAATGA